The genome window GTCGGTCCGGAGTTTATCGTCGGCATTCGCATGGTGGCGGATGAGGATTGGGAGCAGGGGCTCTCAAAGGAAGAGGGCGTCGAGATCGCCCGGCGCATTGCGGCTTCCGGCAAGTTCGACTTTCTGAATATCATTCGCGGCCATATCGATACGGACGCGGCGCTCAATGAGGTCATTCCCATCCAGGGCATGCGCTCAGCGCCGCATCTCGATTTCGCCGGTGAAATTCGCCAACAAACCAAATTCCCGACATTTCATGCCGCGCGCATCGCCGATGTTGCGACCGCGCGTCATGCGGTTGCGGAAGGGAAACTCGACATGGTGGGCATGACCCGCGCACATCTTGCCGATCCGCATATCGTGCGCAAGATCATGGCGGGCGAGGAGCATCGTATCAGGCCGTGCGTCGGCGCCACCTATTGCCTCGACCGCATCTATGAAGGCGGTGAGGCGCTGTGCATTCACAATGCCGCGACGGGGCGCGAAGGCTCGATGCCACATGTGATTTCGAAGGCGAAGGCTGCACGCAATATCGTTGTGGTCGGTGCCGGTCCGGCAGGACTTGAAGCAGCGCGCGCTGCAGCGGAGGCCGGGCACAAGGTGTCCGTACTGGAAGCCTCGGACCAGGCGGGCGGCCAGGTGCGGCTCGCTGCCCAAAATCCGCGCCGCAAGGAGATGATTGGGATCGTCGACTGGCGTCTTGACGAGCTGGAACGGCTCGGCGTCTCAATGCGCTACAATGTCTGGGCGGAGGCGGCTGACGTGCTGTCGCTCGAACCCGATGTCGTGGTTATAGCCACAGGTGGTTTGCCGCAGAATCCGCCGCTGACGGCAGGTGACGATCTCGTGACTTCGAGCTGGGATATTCTTGCCGGCGCCATCAAGCCCGGCGAAAATGTGCTGCTCTATGATGACAATGGCGGGCACCAGGGCATGAGCGCTGCTGAAATGATCGCGCAGGCGGGTTCAAAGCTGGAGCTCGTCAGCCCGGAGCGCTTCTTTGCGCCGGAGATGGGCGGTATGAACCATGTGCCCTACATGCGTGCCTTTCAGCAGAAGGGCGTCCGCGTGACGATCAACACGCGGCTGGTCAGCGTTGCGCGTAACGGCAACCAGCTTGTTGCGACGCTTGGCTCCGACTTTGCGCCGGAATATCGCGAGGAGCGTCGGGTCGATCAGGTGGTGGTCGAGCACGGTACCTTGCCCATCGACGATCTTTACCGCGAGTTGAAACCTCTATCGCGCAATGGCGGTGCTGTCGATTATGACCATCTGGTCAATGGTGGCGCGATCTTTCCGCTGCGTTCGCAGGAGGGCCAGTTCGATCTATTGCGGATCGGCGATGCGGTCCATGCGCGCAATATCCACGCTGCAATCTATGACGGGCTGCGCTACGCCATCAGATTCTAGCGCGAAGTTGTGATGAGATCGAAATCCCCTCACTTGCGATTTCTAGCACTCAGCAAGAGCTAAGATGCTGAAATCGCTTTCTCTCCCACAAGGGGAGAGATAAAAAGGGCAGCGATAATGCGCTGCCCTTCCTCTTTGGTAAGCTACTGCTTAGTTGACAGCAGCCTTGACCTTTTCGGCAACGTCGGCGCTTACCCACTTGGTCCAAATATCCTCATGGTTCTTGAGGAAGTATTTGGCGCCGTCCTCACCCGTTGCCTGATTGTCCGTCATCCAGGCGAGCAGCGTGTTGACGGTCTTGTTGTCCCATGAACGGGCCTTCAGATAGTCCATGGCTGGGCCCGCCGCGTCGCTGAACTTCTTGGTGACAACGGTATCGACTTCGGCGATTTCCCAATCGTTCTTCTTGGGGTCCGGGCAATCGGCAACGGTGTTGCAGCGCTTCCATTCGGCCGCATCGAATTTCGCACCATGGTCGAGCTTTACCATCGGGTATTTGCCGAGAATGGCAGTCGGTTCCCAATAGTAGCCAACCCAGCCTTCCTTGCGCTCGTAGGCTTTCGCCAGCGCGCCATCAAGACCGGCAGCAGAGCCTGTATCGACGAGGGTAAAGCCTTTTTTCTCGGCATCATAGGCCTTGAAGAACTGTGCGGTTGCAACCGTGCCGCCCCAGCCAGCAGGTCCGTTGAACACGGCGCCCTTGGACGAATCTTCGGGAGCCGGGAAGAGTTCCGGATGCTTCAGCGCATCATCGATCGTCTTGATGTCCGGATGGGCATCGGCAAGATATTTCGGGATCCACCAGCCCTGTACGCCGCCATCTGAGAGCGACTTGGAGGCATAGACGAGCTTGCCGTCGGCAACCGCCTTGTCCATGATATCGCGCATGAAATCGACCCAGCCTTCGGGGGCGATGTCAGGCTGGCCCTTTTCGGTCATAGAAGTGAGGGTCGGGATCGTATCACCCTGAATGATCTCAGCCTGACAACCATAGCCCGACTCAAGAATAATCTTGTCGAGATTGGCGAGAACTTCCGCCGACTGCCAGTTCATGCTGGCAATGGTAACGTTGCCGCATTCCGCGGCCGATGCTGCGCCGGCTGCGCCAAGCAACGCAAACGCCATGACGCCGCTCATCAATAATGCTTTCATAGGAGAACCCCTTTTGTTGATTTTGTGTGATTTGTGGTGCCAAAGGTCATGACTGCTGCGCCCGCACCGAACGCTTCTGCGCCCGGCCCGTCGAAGAATGGCAAGGATAGTATTGGACCATAGGTGCAACGATAGCCCTGCATCAGGCGGGCAAGAAGCCCGGATACGCCAAAGATTTTGTTCTCTGCGACACGCGTCATTCAATTATCTTGCCCGGATTCATGATGCCGTTCGGATCGATTGTTTTCTTGATCGACCGCATGAGACCGAGCTTGACCGGATCGATCAGCGCGTGCAGTTCCGGCTTCTTTTCGAGGCCAATTCCGTGCTCGGCCGAGAAGGAACCACCCATCTCCCGGAGATTGGCGTAGATCATTGCCTTTACCGCATCCTTGTCGGGATTGGTCGTTTCGCCTGCAACGCTGACATGCAGATTTCCATCGCCGAGATGGCCGAATGTGAAACCTCTTACACCAGGTCCGAGCGCGGCAATGCCACGGTTGAACTGCGTCAGCCAGGTTTCGAGCCCCTGCAGCGGAACCGAAATATCGAACCAGTAGCCATGCGGATAGGCACGCGTGACCACGCTGCTGTCCTCGCGAATGTTCCAGATTTCGTTCCGCTCCTTCTCGCTTTGGGCGAGAACCGCATCGACGACCAGACCTGCTTCGATCGCCTCGGCCAGCGCCTCTTCAAGTGTCGATTGCGCAATTTGCTGGTCGGCGGCATCGGTTTCAAGGATGATATAGGCGGGCGCGTCGGTGAAGGCAGCCAATGCGGCGGGGCCGAGGTCGGTCGAAGCCAGCGCAAAATAGTCCCGCGCCATGAACTCGGCGCGCAGGAGATTGAGGCTGCGGTTGCGCTGCAGATTTTGAAACAGGGCAACCGCATCCGTTGCGCAAGAGCAGGCAACAAGCGCGGTGGCGGTGAATTCGTCGATAGGTGCCAGCCTGATCACGGCGCGTGTGACGACGCCGAGCGTGCCTTCCGCGCCGATAAACAATTGCTTGAGGTCGTAGCCTTCGTTGGACTTGGTGACCTGCGCCATGTCGCTCATGACGGAACCATCGGGCAGTACGACTTCGAGGCCGAGAACGCGTTGACGCATGACGCCGTGGCGAAAAGCTTCCATGCCGCCAGCATTGGTCGAGATCATGCCGCCAATCGTGGCGCTGCCGCGCGAGGCAATATCGATGCCGGTGGAAAGATTCACCAGCGCTGCCGCCTCTTGCAGCGCCTGCAGCGTGACACCGCTTTCGACGATGGCGGTGCCGGCGGAAGCGGAGAGGGATTCGATCCTGTTCAAGGCGGCGAGCGACAGGATGATTTCTCCGATCGTCGATACACCGCCTCCTGCTAGTCCCGTACGCCCGCCATGCGGCACGACGGCAATCCGGCGTTCGTTGCAAAGGCAAAGGACGGAGGCGACCTGCGCGGTATTTTTCGGGATTACCATGACACCGGCGTCGAGATTGTGCTCGTCGGCGCCGGGATGAAGAACACTTAGCGCATCGCCGGTTTTCAGGCCGCTCGCCCCCACGATTGCACGGAGATCAGCTAGCATGTCTTCTGCAATCATTGGGGTTCTGACGCTCCGCGCCTTTCGAAGAAGATTCGAAGGCCAAGTATGACCGCCGTGACGATGATCAGCAAGACTGAGATCGCGGCGATGGCCGGATCGATATTGTCGCGTAGTCCCATCCACATAAGGCGGGGCAGGGTGATGGCATTGACGCTGGTGATGAACAGGGTGACGCCGATTTCTTCCCAGGAAAGCACAAAGGAGAGAAGCGCCGCCGTCGCAATACCGAACTTGATGTTCGGGATGATGATCCTGAAGGCTCGCGTTGCCAGATTGGCACCGAGGCCGCGCGCCGCAAGGTCGATGCGCCGGTCGACCTGATAAAGGGCAACCAGAATGAGGACCACCGCAAATGGCGTGATCATCACGGCATGCGCCAGCGCAACGCCGAGCCAGGTGTCATAGCCGATCCAGTTATTGAAGGCCGAAAGCGTGGTCATCAGGAAATACAGTGTCATCGCCGAAACAACGGGCGGCACCACCAGTGGCAGGAGCACAAAGCCGATCAGCACTGCGGCAA of Phyllobacterium zundukense contains these proteins:
- a CDS encoding ABC transporter permease, which gives rise to MQSSKPGPVLLIVATAVALFLLMPLIAVVPVSFTPARFLSMPSGTLSLRHYQALIDNPAWGQSILLSLRIGILSSAIATALATMFGLGIWMFQPRFAAVLIGFVLLPLVVPPVVSAMTLYFLMTTLSAFNNWIGYDTWLGVALAHAVMITPFAVVLILVALYQVDRRIDLAARGLGANLATRAFRIIIPNIKFGIATAALLSFVLSWEEIGVTLFITSVNAITLPRLMWMGLRDNIDPAIAAISVLLIIVTAVILGLRIFFERRGASEPQ
- a CDS encoding NADH:flavin oxidoreductase, whose protein sequence is MASHDDPLLQPYQLKHLRLKNRIMSTSHEPAYSEDGMPKERYRLYHAEKAKGGMALTMTAGSAVVSRESPPAFGNLHAYKDEIVPWLRELTDDCHEHGAAVMIQLTHLGRRTSWNKADWLPVVSASPVREPAHRAFPKEAEEWDLERIIADYASAAQRMQAAGLDGIEIEAYGHLMDGFWSPATNRREDEYGGSLDNRLRFTWAVIDAVRKLVGPEFIVGIRMVADEDWEQGLSKEEGVEIARRIAASGKFDFLNIIRGHIDTDAALNEVIPIQGMRSAPHLDFAGEIRQQTKFPTFHAARIADVATARHAVAEGKLDMVGMTRAHLADPHIVRKIMAGEEHRIRPCVGATYCLDRIYEGGEALCIHNAATGREGSMPHVISKAKAARNIVVVGAGPAGLEAARAAAEAGHKVSVLEASDQAGGQVRLAAQNPRRKEMIGIVDWRLDELERLGVSMRYNVWAEAADVLSLEPDVVVIATGGLPQNPPLTAGDDLVTSSWDILAGAIKPGENVLLYDDNGGHQGMSAAEMIAQAGSKLELVSPERFFAPEMGGMNHVPYMRAFQQKGVRVTINTRLVSVARNGNQLVATLGSDFAPEYREERRVDQVVVEHGTLPIDDLYRELKPLSRNGGAVDYDHLVNGGAIFPLRSQEGQFDLLRIGDAVHARNIHAAIYDGLRYAIRF
- a CDS encoding ABC transporter substrate-binding protein, whose translation is MKALLMSGVMAFALLGAAGAASAAECGNVTIASMNWQSAEVLANLDKIILESGYGCQAEIIQGDTIPTLTSMTEKGQPDIAPEGWVDFMRDIMDKAVADGKLVYASKSLSDGGVQGWWIPKYLADAHPDIKTIDDALKHPELFPAPEDSSKGAVFNGPAGWGGTVATAQFFKAYDAEKKGFTLVDTGSAAGLDGALAKAYERKEGWVGYYWEPTAILGKYPMVKLDHGAKFDAAEWKRCNTVADCPDPKKNDWEIAEVDTVVTKKFSDAAGPAMDYLKARSWDNKTVNTLLAWMTDNQATGEDGAKYFLKNHEDIWTKWVSADVAEKVKAAVN
- a CDS encoding FAD-binding oxidoreductase, encoding MLADLRAIVGASGLKTGDALSVLHPGADEHNLDAGVMVIPKNTAQVASVLCLCNERRIAVVPHGGRTGLAGGGVSTIGEIILSLAALNRIESLSASAGTAIVESGVTLQALQEAAALVNLSTGIDIASRGSATIGGMISTNAGGMEAFRHGVMRQRVLGLEVVLPDGSVMSDMAQVTKSNEGYDLKQLFIGAEGTLGVVTRAVIRLAPIDEFTATALVACSCATDAVALFQNLQRNRSLNLLRAEFMARDYFALASTDLGPAALAAFTDAPAYIILETDAADQQIAQSTLEEALAEAIEAGLVVDAVLAQSEKERNEIWNIREDSSVVTRAYPHGYWFDISVPLQGLETWLTQFNRGIAALGPGVRGFTFGHLGDGNLHVSVAGETTNPDKDAVKAMIYANLREMGGSFSAEHGIGLEKKPELHALIDPVKLGLMRSIKKTIDPNGIMNPGKIIE